One Channa argus isolate prfri chromosome 15, Channa argus male v1.0, whole genome shotgun sequence DNA segment encodes these proteins:
- the ccdc137 gene encoding coiled-coil domain-containing protein 137 isoform X2: MGKTKKNKTNESGKQEDRAGRHSSPRDKKLKRDGKPKKAKQEDHLEHIPFRLREIMKSRERMKTRPLKAKKLKQTSCPGDKPEDSQDADIPVPHFKREKGESVKSFLHRMEDEAKHVLFLTENQVDRKPEQDVDKGKSEKKKEHDKVRLQRLQQKKLNRQEAKMEKEMFVDHVPFGEVTMAPPSLSAKPKKAPVRSQAPKQLLLNSLLGHSMASTAKPSMARQRIMEEERERAVEAYRHLKKQQQQQQKARTANLEKLKNFE; the protein is encoded by the exons ATGGGAAAgactaagaaaaataaaactaacgAGTCGGGAAAACAAGAAGACCGGGCCGGAAGGCACTCAAG CCCCAGAGATAAGAAGCTCAAACGAGATGGTAAACCCAAGAAAGCCAAACAAGAGGACCACCTCGAACACATCCCCTTCAGGCTAAGAGAGATCATGAAGAGCAGGGAGAGAATGAAAACGAGGCCCTTGAAGGCTAAAAAGCTAAAACAGA CCAGCTGTCCCGGTGATAAGCCAGAGGATTCCCAGGATGCAGACATACCTGTCCCACATTTCAAGAGGGAAAAAGGGGAGAGTGTAAAATCATTCCTGCATCGCATGGAGGATGAGGCAAAACATGTCCTCTTCCTCACAGAGAACCAAGTAGACAGAAAGCCTGAGCAGGATGTAGACAAGGGCAAATCTGAGAAAAAGAAGGA GCACGATAAGGTTCGATTACAGAGGCTACAACAGAAGAAGTTAAACAGACAAGAGGCCAAGATGGAAAAAGAGATGTTTGTag ATCATGTTCCATTTGGGGAAGTTACAATGGCCCCACCCTCTTTAAGTGCCAAACCCAAGAAAGCTCCAGTCAGATCTCAG GCACCAAAGCAGCTTCTTCTAAACTCACTGCTTGGCCACAGCATGGCCTCCACAGCCAAACCCTCCATGGCCAGACAGAGAATcatggaggaggagagggagcgAGCAGTGGAGGCCTACCGTCATCtgaagaaacaacaacagcagcagcaaaaggcCAGGACTGCCAATTTGGAAAAACTGAAGAACTTTGAGTAA
- the ccdc137 gene encoding coiled-coil domain-containing protein 137 isoform X1: MGKTKKNKTNESGKQEDRAGRHSSPRDKKLKRDGKPKKAKQEDHLEHIPFRLREIMKSRERMKTRPLKAKKLKQTSCPGDKPEDSQDADIPVPHFKREKGESVKSFLHRMEDEAKHVLFLTENQVDRKPEQDVDKGKSEKKKEHDKVRLQRLQQKKLNRQEAKMEKEMFVDHVPFGEVTMAPPSLSAKPKKAPVRSQKAPKQLLLNSLLGHSMASTAKPSMARQRIMEEERERAVEAYRHLKKQQQQQQKARTANLEKLKNFE, translated from the exons ATGGGAAAgactaagaaaaataaaactaacgAGTCGGGAAAACAAGAAGACCGGGCCGGAAGGCACTCAAG CCCCAGAGATAAGAAGCTCAAACGAGATGGTAAACCCAAGAAAGCCAAACAAGAGGACCACCTCGAACACATCCCCTTCAGGCTAAGAGAGATCATGAAGAGCAGGGAGAGAATGAAAACGAGGCCCTTGAAGGCTAAAAAGCTAAAACAGA CCAGCTGTCCCGGTGATAAGCCAGAGGATTCCCAGGATGCAGACATACCTGTCCCACATTTCAAGAGGGAAAAAGGGGAGAGTGTAAAATCATTCCTGCATCGCATGGAGGATGAGGCAAAACATGTCCTCTTCCTCACAGAGAACCAAGTAGACAGAAAGCCTGAGCAGGATGTAGACAAGGGCAAATCTGAGAAAAAGAAGGA GCACGATAAGGTTCGATTACAGAGGCTACAACAGAAGAAGTTAAACAGACAAGAGGCCAAGATGGAAAAAGAGATGTTTGTag ATCATGTTCCATTTGGGGAAGTTACAATGGCCCCACCCTCTTTAAGTGCCAAACCCAAGAAAGCTCCAGTCAGATCTCAG aagGCACCAAAGCAGCTTCTTCTAAACTCACTGCTTGGCCACAGCATGGCCTCCACAGCCAAACCCTCCATGGCCAGACAGAGAATcatggaggaggagagggagcgAGCAGTGGAGGCCTACCGTCATCtgaagaaacaacaacagcagcagcaaaaggcCAGGACTGCCAATTTGGAAAAACTGAAGAACTTTGAGTAA
- the ccdc137 gene encoding coiled-coil domain-containing protein 137 isoform X4, whose protein sequence is MGKTKKNKTNESGKQEDRAGRHSRDKKLKRDGKPKKAKQEDHLEHIPFRLREIMKSRERMKTRPLKAKKLKQTSCPGDKPEDSQDADIPVPHFKREKGESVKSFLHRMEDEAKHVLFLTENQVDRKPEQDVDKGKSEKKKEHDKVRLQRLQQKKLNRQEAKMEKEMFVDHVPFGEVTMAPPSLSAKPKKAPVRSQAPKQLLLNSLLGHSMASTAKPSMARQRIMEEERERAVEAYRHLKKQQQQQQKARTANLEKLKNFE, encoded by the exons ATGGGAAAgactaagaaaaataaaactaacgAGTCGGGAAAACAAGAAGACCGGGCCGGAAGGCACTCAAG AGATAAGAAGCTCAAACGAGATGGTAAACCCAAGAAAGCCAAACAAGAGGACCACCTCGAACACATCCCCTTCAGGCTAAGAGAGATCATGAAGAGCAGGGAGAGAATGAAAACGAGGCCCTTGAAGGCTAAAAAGCTAAAACAGA CCAGCTGTCCCGGTGATAAGCCAGAGGATTCCCAGGATGCAGACATACCTGTCCCACATTTCAAGAGGGAAAAAGGGGAGAGTGTAAAATCATTCCTGCATCGCATGGAGGATGAGGCAAAACATGTCCTCTTCCTCACAGAGAACCAAGTAGACAGAAAGCCTGAGCAGGATGTAGACAAGGGCAAATCTGAGAAAAAGAAGGA GCACGATAAGGTTCGATTACAGAGGCTACAACAGAAGAAGTTAAACAGACAAGAGGCCAAGATGGAAAAAGAGATGTTTGTag ATCATGTTCCATTTGGGGAAGTTACAATGGCCCCACCCTCTTTAAGTGCCAAACCCAAGAAAGCTCCAGTCAGATCTCAG GCACCAAAGCAGCTTCTTCTAAACTCACTGCTTGGCCACAGCATGGCCTCCACAGCCAAACCCTCCATGGCCAGACAGAGAATcatggaggaggagagggagcgAGCAGTGGAGGCCTACCGTCATCtgaagaaacaacaacagcagcagcaaaaggcCAGGACTGCCAATTTGGAAAAACTGAAGAACTTTGAGTAA
- the ccdc137 gene encoding coiled-coil domain-containing protein 137 isoform X3: MGKTKKNKTNESGKQEDRAGRHSRDKKLKRDGKPKKAKQEDHLEHIPFRLREIMKSRERMKTRPLKAKKLKQTSCPGDKPEDSQDADIPVPHFKREKGESVKSFLHRMEDEAKHVLFLTENQVDRKPEQDVDKGKSEKKKEHDKVRLQRLQQKKLNRQEAKMEKEMFVDHVPFGEVTMAPPSLSAKPKKAPVRSQKAPKQLLLNSLLGHSMASTAKPSMARQRIMEEERERAVEAYRHLKKQQQQQQKARTANLEKLKNFE, translated from the exons ATGGGAAAgactaagaaaaataaaactaacgAGTCGGGAAAACAAGAAGACCGGGCCGGAAGGCACTCAAG AGATAAGAAGCTCAAACGAGATGGTAAACCCAAGAAAGCCAAACAAGAGGACCACCTCGAACACATCCCCTTCAGGCTAAGAGAGATCATGAAGAGCAGGGAGAGAATGAAAACGAGGCCCTTGAAGGCTAAAAAGCTAAAACAGA CCAGCTGTCCCGGTGATAAGCCAGAGGATTCCCAGGATGCAGACATACCTGTCCCACATTTCAAGAGGGAAAAAGGGGAGAGTGTAAAATCATTCCTGCATCGCATGGAGGATGAGGCAAAACATGTCCTCTTCCTCACAGAGAACCAAGTAGACAGAAAGCCTGAGCAGGATGTAGACAAGGGCAAATCTGAGAAAAAGAAGGA GCACGATAAGGTTCGATTACAGAGGCTACAACAGAAGAAGTTAAACAGACAAGAGGCCAAGATGGAAAAAGAGATGTTTGTag ATCATGTTCCATTTGGGGAAGTTACAATGGCCCCACCCTCTTTAAGTGCCAAACCCAAGAAAGCTCCAGTCAGATCTCAG aagGCACCAAAGCAGCTTCTTCTAAACTCACTGCTTGGCCACAGCATGGCCTCCACAGCCAAACCCTCCATGGCCAGACAGAGAATcatggaggaggagagggagcgAGCAGTGGAGGCCTACCGTCATCtgaagaaacaacaacagcagcagcaaaaggcCAGGACTGCCAATTTGGAAAAACTGAAGAACTTTGAGTAA